In Mucilaginibacter celer, one DNA window encodes the following:
- a CDS encoding NUDIX hydrolase gives MLIWKLLSSSYIHKGPWATLRIDKCEMPNGKIVEDYYVLEYPNWVNAVAITEDNKVLMVKQYRHAAGIISLEIPGGVIDAGEDPVHAVRRELLEETGYQFDEFELICTVYGNPSTANNQTFTYFTKGGKKVQGQHLDELEELVVEEYTIDEVKQLLFDNEIKQAMHCAGLFYGMMKLGVL, from the coding sequence ATGCTCATCTGGAAACTACTTTCATCATCATACATACACAAAGGCCCATGGGCTACCCTGCGCATCGATAAATGCGAAATGCCCAACGGTAAAATAGTTGAAGATTATTACGTGCTCGAATATCCTAACTGGGTAAACGCCGTAGCCATAACCGAGGATAACAAGGTACTTATGGTAAAGCAATACCGCCATGCGGCAGGCATTATCTCGCTCGAAATTCCGGGTGGTGTTATTGATGCCGGCGAAGATCCGGTACATGCCGTCCGCCGCGAGTTACTGGAAGAAACCGGGTACCAGTTTGATGAGTTTGAGCTGATCTGTACCGTATACGGTAATCCATCAACGGCCAATAATCAAACATTTACCTACTTTACCAAAGGCGGCAAAAAAGTACAGGGCCAGCACCTGGATGAGCTTGAAGAGCTGGTTGTTGAAGAATATACCATCGACGAAGTGAAGCAGCTATTGTTTGATAACGAGATAAAACAAGCGATGCACTGTGCGGGGTTATTTTATGGAATGATGAAGCTGGGCGTATTGTAA
- a CDS encoding TPM domain-containing protein — protein sequence MFKKIIFSVWLLLYAMLAFAQDFPERSNTLVTDYTNTLSPANKQQLESKLVAYNDSTSTQIAVVILKSVGSYDINDYAQQLLRKWGIGQKDKNNGILVLVAINDRKVSIQTGYGAEGAVPDILTQQIIQNDFKPHFKQGDYYGGLDAGTTNLMKAMKGEYKAEKKAHKQGNGGGASGFIFLVVIVIVLMVIFRRRGGGGGGQIIGRRGGASPFWWFMAGNMLGNSGRGGGDWGGFSGGGDSGGGGGFGGFGGGSGGGGGSSGSW from the coding sequence ATGTTTAAAAAGATCATATTTTCTGTTTGGCTGCTGCTATACGCAATGCTGGCGTTTGCCCAGGATTTCCCCGAACGATCAAATACCCTGGTTACCGATTATACCAATACGCTTAGCCCGGCCAATAAACAACAATTGGAAAGCAAACTGGTGGCTTATAATGATTCTACCTCTACACAGATAGCGGTAGTGATCCTGAAATCGGTAGGGAGTTATGATATTAATGATTATGCCCAGCAATTACTGCGCAAATGGGGTATTGGCCAAAAAGATAAAAACAACGGCATCCTGGTTCTGGTTGCCATTAACGACAGAAAGGTATCTATCCAAACCGGCTATGGTGCCGAAGGTGCAGTGCCGGATATTTTGACCCAACAAATAATTCAAAACGATTTTAAGCCACACTTTAAGCAGGGCGACTACTACGGCGGCCTCGACGCCGGTACGACCAACCTCATGAAAGCCATGAAGGGGGAATACAAGGCCGAAAAGAAAGCGCATAAGCAAGGCAATGGCGGCGGCGCATCGGGCTTTATTTTCCTGGTAGTTATTGTAATTGTACTGATGGTGATATTTCGCAGGCGCGGCGGTGGCGGCGGCGGGCAAATTATTGGTCGCCGTGGCGGTGCAAGCCCCTTCTGGTGGTTTATGGCCGGTAATATGCTGGGCAACAGCGGTCGCGGAGGAGGTGACTGGGGCGGCTTCTCAGGCGGAGGCGACAGTGGAGGTGGCGGTGGTTTCGGCGGCTTTGGCGGAGGTAGCGGCGGCGGCGGCGGCTCAAGCGGCAGTTGGTAA
- a CDS encoding TPM domain-containing protein, with translation MAVFNEEEQQRIRQGIEQAENRSSGEIRVCIEKRCSENVLDRAAKYFQQLNMHKTRLRHGVLIYVATVDRKFAIIGDAGINAVVPDNFWDSTRDEMLKHFKYGDIVEGIITGLNIAGAQLQKYFPHQDGDQNELPDDIAFMDGD, from the coding sequence ATGGCTGTATTTAACGAAGAGGAACAACAACGCATCCGCCAGGGCATTGAACAGGCCGAAAACCGCTCATCGGGCGAGATCAGGGTTTGCATCGAAAAGCGGTGCAGCGAAAACGTGCTTGACCGTGCCGCAAAATATTTCCAGCAGCTTAATATGCATAAAACCCGGCTAAGGCATGGTGTATTGATATACGTGGCTACCGTTGATCGCAAGTTTGCTATTATAGGCGATGCCGGTATTAACGCCGTTGTACCCGATAACTTTTGGGACAGTACGCGCGACGAAATGCTGAAACATTTTAAATACGGCGATATTGTGGAAGGAATTATTACCGGCCTAAATATAGCCGGCGCACAGCTGCAAAAGTATTTTCCGCACCAGGATGGCGATCAGAACGAACTGCCTGATGACATCGCCTTTATGGACGGCGATTAA
- a CDS encoding LemA family protein: MKKLFSAILVIVAAMSLSSCSYNSMVKLDETVKAKWGAVQSDYQRRSDLIPNLVNTVKGAANFEKSTLTAVVEARAKATSVQVDPAKLTPESIKAFQASQGELSAALGKLISITENYPDLKSNSNFRDLQVQLEGTENRINVSRKDFNDAVQEYNSKIRSFPANLTAKMFGFSAKGYFTAEPGSDKAPKVEFN, from the coding sequence ATGAAAAAGCTATTTTCAGCAATATTAGTAATAGTAGCAGCCATGTCATTAAGTTCGTGCAGCTACAATAGCATGGTAAAGCTTGATGAAACTGTAAAAGCCAAATGGGGTGCGGTACAAAGCGATTATCAGCGTCGCAGCGATTTGATTCCCAACCTGGTAAATACTGTAAAAGGTGCCGCCAATTTTGAAAAAAGCACCTTGACCGCTGTGGTTGAAGCCCGCGCAAAAGCAACATCAGTACAGGTTGACCCGGCCAAACTTACCCCCGAATCAATTAAAGCATTCCAGGCCTCACAAGGCGAGCTTTCGGCAGCCCTGGGAAAACTGATTTCCATAACCGAAAATTATCCCGATCTGAAATCAAACTCTAATTTCCGTGATCTACAGGTTCAGCTGGAAGGTACCGAAAACAGGATCAACGTTTCGCGTAAAGATTTTAACGATGCCGTTCAGGAATATAACAGCAAAATCCGTTCGTTCCCTGCCAATTTAACAGCCAAAATGTTCGGTTTCTCGGCAAAAGGCTACTTTACCGCCGAACCGGGTTCGGACAAAGCGCCTAAGGTAGAATTTAATTAG
- a CDS encoding RNA polymerase sigma factor, whose translation MNTADERLHTIWDGCLQNDRKSQEQLYRLLAPRMLAVCMRYATDKDEAQDILQEGFIKMFRNMNNYRGEGSLEGWIRRIMVHCAISRYRKLKPMVLVDDFAGEEAAAMPVSKAYNDNGLEAKDLMKLVQKLPKTYRSVFNMYAIEGYSHQEIGSSLGMSELLSRTTLHRARTLLKDMVAKLTIREEHCLAG comes from the coding sequence ATGAATACCGCCGACGAACGCTTACACACAATATGGGATGGATGCCTGCAAAACGACAGGAAGAGCCAGGAACAATTATATAGGTTATTAGCCCCACGCATGCTGGCTGTTTGCATGCGCTACGCCACCGATAAAGACGAAGCACAGGATATATTACAGGAAGGTTTTATTAAAATGTTCCGCAATATGAACAATTACCGCGGCGAAGGCAGCCTGGAAGGCTGGATCCGCCGCATTATGGTACATTGCGCCATATCGCGCTACCGCAAATTAAAACCGATGGTTTTGGTTGATGATTTTGCAGGCGAAGAAGCCGCTGCCATGCCTGTAAGCAAAGCCTACAACGATAACGGCCTTGAAGCTAAAGATTTGATGAAACTGGTACAAAAACTACCAAAAACCTATCGGTCGGTATTTAATATGTACGCTATTGAAGGCTATTCACACCAGGAAATCGGCTCATCATTAGGTATGAGCGAGCTACTATCACGCACCACCCTGCACCGTGCCCGCACCTTGTTAAAAGATATGGTAGCCAAACTCACCATCCGCGAAGAGCATTGCCTGGCAGGATAA
- a CDS encoding NAD(P)/FAD-dependent oxidoreductase, with amino-acid sequence MTKETEIVCPPEQHNDEATLKQLAASALNIPLKNINALKILKRSIDARGRKVLYRMQVRVFVQEELKPEVFTVNYPNVQFGRPVIIVGAGPAGLFAALQCVELGLKPVVIERGKDVKQRRRDLANINKQGLVNPESNYCFGEGGAGTYSDGKLYTRSTKRGDVNQVLKMFVAHGADEDILVDARPHIGTNKLPQIITAMRETVLNAGGEILFDTKVTELLVEFGKIKGVKTASGEKMTADAVILATGHSARDVFEMLHRQNILIEAKPFALGVRIEHPQEIIDRAQYHCDVRGPYLPPSYYSLVEQVDDRGVFSFCMCPGGIIAPCATEPDEIVVNGWSPSKRNNPYANSGTVVQINLEDIPGSDTDPFKMLNFQKEIERAAFVAGGGNLVAPAQRMVDFVQNRLSNDLPANSYLPGTKSIELKNVLPQRVNERLRKALPVFGKKMKGYYTNEAILVGVESRTSSPVKIPRDRETLQHPQVAGLFPCGEGAGYAGGIISAAIDGINCVLAAKKILS; translated from the coding sequence ATGACAAAGGAAACAGAAATAGTTTGCCCTCCCGAACAGCACAATGATGAAGCCACTTTAAAGCAACTGGCAGCATCGGCTTTAAATATCCCCCTTAAAAATATAAACGCGCTTAAAATATTAAAGCGTTCGATAGATGCCCGCGGCCGCAAAGTACTGTACCGCATGCAGGTACGCGTTTTTGTGCAGGAGGAGTTAAAGCCCGAAGTATTTACGGTTAATTATCCTAATGTACAATTTGGCCGCCCTGTAATTATAGTAGGCGCGGGCCCGGCCGGATTATTCGCCGCCTTGCAATGTGTTGAACTTGGTTTAAAGCCGGTTGTTATTGAGCGCGGAAAAGATGTAAAGCAACGTCGCCGCGATCTGGCAAATATAAACAAGCAAGGTTTGGTTAACCCCGAATCAAACTATTGTTTTGGCGAGGGTGGGGCCGGTACTTACTCTGATGGTAAGCTGTACACCCGGTCAACCAAGCGCGGCGATGTTAACCAGGTACTTAAAATGTTTGTGGCTCACGGCGCCGACGAGGATATACTGGTTGATGCACGCCCCCACATAGGCACCAATAAACTGCCGCAAATTATTACCGCCATGCGCGAAACCGTGCTGAACGCCGGCGGAGAGATACTGTTTGATACCAAAGTAACCGAACTGCTGGTTGAGTTTGGAAAAATAAAAGGTGTAAAAACTGCATCGGGCGAAAAGATGACTGCCGATGCGGTGATCCTTGCTACAGGCCACTCGGCACGCGATGTGTTTGAAATGCTGCACCGGCAAAATATCCTGATAGAAGCCAAGCCATTTGCCTTAGGCGTACGGATTGAGCATCCGCAGGAAATTATCGACAGGGCGCAGTACCATTGCGATGTACGCGGGCCGTACCTGCCTCCATCGTACTATAGTTTGGTTGAACAGGTTGATGACCGCGGAGTTTTCTCTTTCTGTATGTGCCCTGGCGGTATTATAGCCCCCTGTGCTACCGAGCCCGACGAGATTGTGGTAAACGGCTGGAGCCCATCAAAACGAAATAACCCTTATGCCAATTCGGGTACCGTAGTGCAGATTAACCTTGAAGATATCCCCGGCAGCGATACCGATCCCTTTAAAATGCTTAATTTTCAAAAGGAAATAGAAAGAGCTGCATTTGTAGCAGGCGGCGGCAATTTAGTAGCCCCGGCGCAGCGAATGGTTGATTTTGTACAGAACAGGTTATCAAATGATTTACCGGCAAACTCGTACCTGCCCGGCACCAAAAGCATCGAACTAAAAAACGTGTTGCCGCAACGAGTTAATGAGCGCCTGCGCAAGGCCTTGCCGGTATTTGGTAAAAAGATGAAAGGATATTATACCAACGAGGCTATTTTAGTTGGAGTAGAATCGCGCACTTCATCGCCCGTAAAAATTCCGCGCGACAGGGAGACTTTGCAGCATCCGCAGGTTGCCGGTTTGTTTCCTTGCGGTGAGGGGGCGGGCTATGCAGGGGGGATTATATCGGCCGCCATTGATGGCATTAATTGTGTATTAGCAGCAAAAAAAATATTATCATGA
- a CDS encoding DinB family protein, giving the protein MTRSEKLYTQLQDVLSGEPWYGDSVYSIVDGISFEAAYEKPAGSIHNIAGIILHMTGWTEEVMDRMNGMNAQLPVRGDWPEPGLPDEQKWKWIVEDLKLVNVNLAGFIQNFPEERWDEAVAGKSGQGETYEREVSGLIQHHIYHSAQIALLNRMING; this is encoded by the coding sequence ATGACCAGATCCGAAAAATTATACACGCAATTGCAGGATGTTTTGAGCGGCGAACCATGGTACGGAGATTCGGTTTATAGTATTGTGGATGGCATAAGTTTTGAAGCGGCTTACGAAAAACCGGCTGGCTCGATTCACAACATCGCCGGCATTATCCTGCACATGACTGGCTGGACCGAAGAGGTAATGGACCGCATGAATGGCATGAACGCCCAGCTACCTGTACGCGGCGACTGGCCCGAACCCGGCTTGCCCGACGAACAAAAATGGAAATGGATTGTTGAAGATTTAAAACTGGTTAACGTAAACCTGGCCGGCTTTATCCAGAATTTCCCGGAAGAAAGATGGGATGAAGCGGTAGCCGGTAAATCTGGCCAGGGCGAAACTTATGAACGTGAGGTGAGCGGCTTGATACAACACCATATTTATCATTCGGCTCAGATTGCTTTATTAAACAGGATGATTAATGGCTGA
- a CDS encoding CoA-binding protein: protein MADKKTLILGATPDTSRYANFAAHKLVGQGHTIVNVGIKTGEVAGVPIEKPETIHHDIDTITLYVGPQNQPPLYDYILNTHPKRIIFNPGTENTELKRKANEQGIETEYACTLVMLSVGEY, encoded by the coding sequence ATGGCTGATAAAAAAACACTGATATTAGGTGCTACACCCGATACCAGCCGGTACGCAAACTTTGCTGCACATAAACTGGTAGGGCAGGGGCACACCATTGTAAACGTGGGTATTAAAACCGGCGAGGTTGCGGGTGTACCTATCGAAAAACCTGAAACTATTCATCATGATATTGATACCATAACGCTGTATGTTGGCCCTCAAAATCAACCGCCGCTTTATGATTATATTTTGAACACGCATCCCAAACGGATCATTTTTAATCCGGGTACTGAAAATACCGAATTGAAGCGTAAAGCCAATGAGCAGGGAATTGAAACAGAGTACGCTTGTACGTTGGTGATGCTATCAGTAGGGGAATATTGA
- a CDS encoding ABC transporter ATP-binding protein, giving the protein MKIYFRLLSFARPLGKFAVPYAICTIFTVIFSTLNLALLAPLLSTLFDEKQAAVKLVKPEHWLDLKANFDYYAMLANHNYGQNGALKFVCLIIVTSVLLSNIFRYLAQRIMENLRIHTLLNLRKTVFNNVMDLHTGYFSNERKGDIIAKISADVQVVQFSVTGTLQVVFKEPLQLIAYLATLFWISYKLTLFSMLVIPVSAFIISRIVKKLKEQAIASQKSYSNMISYLDEALSGVKIVKAFNATGFIKKRFDDENVNYSNITKSMARRQQLASPVSEFMGVLMVACIVLYGGSLILSHQSSLTAAAFVGYIALFSQVMRPAKAISDSFSNIHSGIAAGERVLSLIDEKPQIVDKPNATQLKGFEDKIKFEHVSFAYVIKPDAKDDTDPDKPLPLIEKYVLHDLNLEIPKGKTVALVGPSGGGKSTFMDLLPRFIEPQQGVISIDGHDIKDVTSDSLRSLMGIVNQESILFNDTIFNNIAFGKTGVSQAEVEAAARIANAHNFIMETPNGYQTNTGDRGTKLSGGQRQRICIARAVLNNPPIMLLDEATSALDTESEKLVQDALNNLMKNRTSLIIAHRLSTIQNADIIIVLENGRVVERGSHVELLQNNGLYKKLIDMQAFNSGEDE; this is encoded by the coding sequence ATGAAGATCTATTTCAGGCTACTTTCATTTGCACGCCCGCTGGGCAAATTTGCAGTTCCGTACGCCATTTGCACCATATTTACCGTAATATTCAGTACGCTTAACCTCGCCTTGCTTGCCCCGCTGCTTTCAACTTTATTTGATGAAAAGCAAGCTGCCGTTAAACTGGTGAAGCCCGAGCATTGGTTAGATTTAAAAGCCAATTTTGATTATTATGCCATGTTGGCCAACCACAATTACGGGCAAAACGGGGCATTAAAGTTTGTGTGCCTTATTATAGTAACCTCGGTATTGCTTAGCAATATCTTCAGGTACCTGGCACAACGGATAATGGAAAACCTGCGGATCCATACCCTGCTAAACTTACGCAAAACGGTATTCAATAATGTAATGGACCTGCACACAGGCTACTTTAGCAACGAGCGCAAAGGCGATATCATTGCCAAAATCTCTGCCGATGTACAGGTGGTGCAATTTTCGGTTACCGGAACATTACAAGTTGTGTTTAAAGAGCCGCTGCAATTGATAGCCTACCTGGCAACGCTGTTTTGGATCTCCTATAAACTTACCTTGTTTTCGATGTTGGTAATACCGGTTTCGGCCTTTATTATATCCAGGATAGTGAAGAAACTGAAGGAACAGGCCATCGCTTCGCAAAAATCATACAGCAACATGATCAGTTACCTGGATGAAGCCTTATCGGGCGTTAAAATAGTTAAAGCTTTCAACGCAACCGGCTTTATCAAAAAACGGTTTGATGATGAAAACGTAAACTATTCAAACATCACCAAAAGCATGGCTCGCCGCCAGCAACTGGCATCCCCCGTATCCGAGTTTATGGGGGTACTGATGGTAGCCTGTATTGTACTATATGGCGGTTCGCTCATTTTAAGTCATCAAAGTTCATTAACCGCTGCGGCCTTTGTGGGTTATATCGCCCTGTTCTCGCAGGTAATGCGCCCGGCCAAGGCCATTTCTGATTCGTTCAGTAACATTCACTCGGGTATTGCCGCCGGCGAAAGGGTGTTGAGCCTTATTGACGAGAAACCGCAAATTGTTGATAAACCCAATGCTACCCAACTTAAAGGATTTGAGGATAAGATCAAATTTGAACACGTATCGTTTGCTTATGTTATCAAACCCGATGCTAAGGACGATACAGATCCTGATAAACCTTTGCCTTTAATAGAAAAGTACGTATTGCATGATCTTAACCTGGAGATCCCTAAGGGTAAAACCGTAGCCCTGGTTGGCCCCTCGGGCGGGGGCAAATCAACCTTTATGGATCTGTTGCCAAGGTTTATCGAACCGCAGCAGGGCGTGATTTCGATAGATGGGCATGATATTAAAGATGTTACCTCCGATTCGCTGCGATCATTAATGGGCATAGTAAACCAGGAATCGATCCTGTTTAACGATACCATTTTTAACAACATAGCCTTTGGTAAAACAGGCGTAAGCCAGGCCGAAGTTGAAGCCGCGGCACGCATAGCCAACGCCCATAATTTTATTATGGAAACGCCTAACGGCTACCAAACCAATACCGGCGATCGCGGTACCAAACTATCTGGCGGCCAGCGCCAGCGCATCTGTATTGCCCGCGCGGTGCTGAACAACCCACCAATTATGCTGCTGGATGAAGCAACATCGGCGCTTGACACCGAATCGGAAAAACTGGTGCAGGATGCGTTGAATAACCTGATGAAAAACCGCACTTCGCTGATTATAGCTCACCGCCTGAGCACTATTCAAAATGCCGATATTATTATTGTGCTTGAAAACGGAAGGGTTGTTGAGCGCGGATCGCACGTAGAACTACTGCAAAATAACGGGCTTTATAAAAAGCTGATTGATATGCAGGCGTTTAATAGCGGAGAGGATGAATAA
- a CDS encoding glycosyltransferase family 2 protein, whose protein sequence is MSNAKENDKSISVIIVTYNAADTLQACLDSIYRQTYPKLQIIVMDGASVDGTIDILKANSNRITFWKTEPDKGIYHAMNKALNHVKTDWIYFIGADDELLPEFSAMAAQLDNTNCIYYGNVLVQNEKNGGPTNALTHTMHNICQQAMIYPAWVFKKYRYDTTYPIAADYALNIRCWADKSLEFCYQDLTIANYNHTGISSVIKDERFEKDRLKLVFRYHGFKMWRKLITRRWKEIRQSRKI, encoded by the coding sequence ATGAGCAATGCTAAAGAAAACGACAAATCAATATCGGTAATCATCGTAACCTATAATGCAGCAGATACCCTGCAGGCCTGCCTCGACAGTATTTACCGGCAAACCTATCCGAAGCTGCAGATCATAGTAATGGATGGTGCCAGTGTTGATGGAACAATTGATATATTGAAGGCAAACAGCAACCGCATTACATTTTGGAAAACTGAGCCGGATAAAGGTATTTACCATGCCATGAACAAGGCGCTTAACCATGTTAAAACCGATTGGATATACTTTATTGGTGCCGATGATGAGCTGCTGCCCGAGTTTTCGGCCATGGCAGCGCAACTTGATAACACCAATTGTATTTACTACGGTAACGTGTTGGTACAAAACGAAAAAAATGGCGGCCCTACCAACGCACTTACCCATACCATGCACAATATTTGCCAGCAGGCCATGATTTACCCGGCATGGGTATTCAAAAAATACCGGTATGACACTACCTACCCAATAGCCGCAGATTATGCATTGAACATTAGATGCTGGGCAGATAAAAGCCTTGAGTTTTGTTATCAAGATCTGACTATCGCCAATTATAACCATACCGGCATATCATCAGTAATTAAAGATGAACGCTTTGAAAAAGACAGGCTAAAACTGGTTTTCAGGTATCACGGTTTTAAAATGTGGCGCAAGCTGATAACCAGGCGATGGAAAGAAATACGGCAAAGCCGCAAAATATAA
- a CDS encoding glycosyltransferase family 2 protein, producing the protein MHNINSNKSISVVIPNYNGAVLLAKNLPSVYAALKHSRLTYEVIISDDASTDDSVAFIKANYPDVVLISNSTNGGFSVNINKGIAAAKHDLVLLLNSDIKLNDDYFESQIKYFEQPDTFGVMGKIIDEATGKVAESCKYPLPSAFKINHFKNIAINPGIEAYSYYLSGANALVSREKLNELGGFNEIFSPFYHEDLDLSLRAWENGWRCYYEPGAVCTHAVSSTIKSHSSKKRIKTISTRNRLLLHYFHLDSSTLYLWRVITFLSLPFKLLAGKAYYVTAYRLYLQKLKVMRTYKATFKQDAIKKGRYVPFVTVKNNIKTKLDEVLNIQTK; encoded by the coding sequence ATGCATAATATCAACAGTAATAAGTCGATATCTGTAGTAATACCTAATTATAATGGCGCTGTGCTATTAGCTAAAAACCTGCCATCGGTTTATGCTGCGTTAAAACATAGCCGGCTTACCTATGAGGTTATTATAAGCGATGATGCCTCTACCGATGATAGCGTGGCCTTTATCAAAGCAAACTATCCTGATGTTGTACTAATCAGTAACAGCACCAATGGTGGGTTTTCTGTCAATATAAATAAAGGCATAGCGGCAGCAAAGCATGATCTGGTACTGCTCCTTAACAGCGATATCAAACTGAATGACGATTACTTCGAATCGCAAATAAAATATTTTGAGCAGCCCGATACTTTTGGTGTAATGGGTAAAATTATCGATGAGGCTACCGGTAAGGTTGCCGAATCGTGCAAATATCCTCTGCCGTCGGCTTTTAAAATTAACCATTTTAAAAACATAGCTATTAACCCGGGCATTGAGGCCTATTCCTATTATTTAAGCGGAGCAAATGCATTAGTAAGCAGGGAGAAACTGAACGAACTGGGAGGCTTTAACGAAATCTTTTCACCTTTCTACCACGAAGATCTCGACCTATCGTTAAGGGCCTGGGAAAACGGATGGAGATGTTACTATGAACCGGGAGCTGTTTGTACACACGCGGTATCATCCACCATCAAATCGCACAGCTCAAAAAAAAGGATCAAAACCATCAGTACCCGCAACCGGCTGCTGCTGCATTATTTCCACCTCGATAGTAGCACTTTGTATCTTTGGCGCGTAATTACGTTTTTATCGCTGCCTTTTAAATTGCTTGCAGGCAAGGCTTACTATGTAACCGCTTACAGGCTTTACCTGCAAAAGTTAAAAGTTATGCGCACATACAAAGCCACTTTTAAACAGGATGCGATAAAAAAAGGGCGTTACGTTCCATTCGTCACCGTAAAAAACAATATCAAAACCAAGCTCGACGAGGTTTTAAACATACAGACAAAATGA
- a CDS encoding glycosyltransferase family 9 protein, with protein sequence MRQIDHTTIKHVLISRVDAIGDVVLTLPMAAYLKQLLPGVSVSFLGRTYTKPVIETCTAVDEFINYDELKNLPADEQAAFLKRKNIDAVIHVFPNKHVAAIMRQAGIKLRIGTTNRLFHWHTCNRLVKLSRKKSDLHEAQLNLILLRPFGLTEAQSLPEVIDHYHFECKTPLPESLANNLLADKFNLIIHPKSHGSGMEWGLDNFAKLINELPSEKYNVIITGSDKEKALLAGWIKTLPPTVVDMTGKMQLHEFIAFIFHADGLLASGTGPLHVAAAAGINTLGLFPSVRPIHPGRWAPLGKKAGYLESDGGNLDGITTRMVMQKIDMWYNNKFVINA encoded by the coding sequence ATGCGGCAAATTGATCATACTACTATAAAGCATGTACTGATAAGCAGGGTTGATGCCATTGGCGATGTTGTGCTTACGCTGCCCATGGCGGCTTACTTAAAACAGCTGCTCCCGGGCGTAAGCGTTTCCTTTTTAGGCCGCACCTATACCAAACCGGTAATTGAAACCTGTACGGCGGTTGATGAATTCATTAATTACGACGAACTGAAAAACCTGCCCGCCGATGAGCAGGCGGCCTTTTTAAAACGCAAAAATATCGATGCGGTTATTCATGTTTTCCCCAATAAACATGTGGCTGCTATTATGCGCCAGGCCGGTATAAAGCTGCGCATCGGCACTACTAACCGGTTATTTCACTGGCACACCTGCAACAGGCTGGTAAAACTGAGCCGCAAAAAATCAGATCTGCATGAGGCTCAGCTCAACCTCATCCTGCTGCGCCCGTTTGGATTAACGGAGGCTCAAAGCCTGCCCGAGGTAATTGATCACTATCATTTTGAATGTAAAACCCCACTGCCCGAATCCCTCGCAAACAACCTTTTGGCAGATAAATTTAATCTGATCATCCATCCAAAATCACACGGCAGCGGTATGGAGTGGGGCTTGGATAATTTTGCAAAGCTTATCAATGAATTACCTTCCGAAAAATATAATGTCATCATCACCGGATCGGATAAGGAAAAAGCCCTGCTGGCCGGATGGATCAAAACACTACCACCAACCGTAGTTGATATGACCGGCAAAATGCAGTTGCATGAGTTTATCGCTTTTATTTTTCATGCCGATGGATTATTGGCTTCGGGTACCGGTCCGCTTCATGTGGCCGCCGCAGCAGGCATTAATACCCTGGGATTATTCCCGTCGGTAAGGCCAATTCATCCGGGGCGTTGGGCTCCGCTGGGTAAAAAGGCGGGATATCTTGAAAGCGACGGCGGCAATCTTGATGGTATTACAACGCGAATGGTGATGCAAAAAATTGATATGTGGTATAATAATAAATTTGTTATTAATGCATAA